The proteins below come from a single Hyphomicrobium denitrificans ATCC 51888 genomic window:
- a CDS encoding YifB family Mg chelatase-like AAA ATPase, producing the protein MYGQISTLAFIGIEARPVEVQVRVTPGAAAFAIVGLPDKAVAESRERVRNALHAVGLGLPFKHITVNLAPADLPKEGSHFDLPIVLAMMSAMEAIAPDAIANYAAIGELALDGSIRAVPGTLPAAIGANQMGKGLICSAASGPEAAWASEDLDILAAPHLLSLVNHFKGTQTLSRPKPNILPAQTSLADLRDIKGQETAKRALEIAAAGSHNLLMIGPPGSGKSMLASRMPSILPPLSPEEILEVSMVHSLAGELVGGKLTIERPFRSPHHSASMASLVGGGSRPRPGEVSLAHHGVLFLDELPEFQPNVLDALRQPLEAGETVIARANHRISYPSRIQLIAAMNPCKCGGASPGESCRRGPRCAADYQARVSGPLLDRIDLQIEVPAISAADLVLPPPSEGSDDVRARVTAARERQRSRFAALGAKGIRTNADCSTTLLEKTATPDEAGVALLRHAAETLGLSARGFHRTMKVARTIADLEGSETVGRAHVAEALSYRGETMRQSRAA; encoded by the coding sequence ATGTACGGGCAGATTTCGACGCTGGCATTTATTGGAATTGAAGCTCGGCCCGTCGAAGTCCAGGTACGGGTGACGCCCGGAGCAGCCGCATTCGCCATCGTCGGCTTGCCGGACAAGGCCGTTGCCGAAAGCCGCGAGCGCGTCCGCAATGCGCTCCACGCCGTCGGCCTAGGACTCCCGTTTAAACACATCACCGTGAACCTCGCCCCCGCCGACCTGCCGAAGGAAGGCAGCCATTTTGACCTGCCGATCGTGTTGGCGATGATGTCGGCGATGGAAGCCATCGCGCCCGATGCAATCGCGAATTACGCCGCGATCGGTGAATTGGCATTAGACGGATCGATCCGCGCCGTTCCCGGAACGCTTCCCGCTGCCATCGGCGCGAACCAGATGGGAAAAGGCCTGATCTGCTCCGCCGCGTCGGGACCGGAGGCCGCCTGGGCGAGCGAAGACCTCGATATCCTGGCCGCTCCGCATCTGCTGTCGTTGGTCAATCACTTCAAGGGCACGCAGACGCTGTCGCGTCCGAAGCCGAACATTCTGCCGGCTCAAACTTCGCTCGCGGATTTGCGAGACATCAAGGGGCAGGAAACCGCCAAGCGTGCGCTCGAAATCGCAGCCGCCGGAAGCCACAATCTTCTGATGATCGGCCCGCCCGGTTCTGGCAAGTCGATGTTGGCCTCGCGAATGCCTTCGATCCTGCCGCCGCTCTCGCCTGAAGAAATTCTGGAAGTCTCGATGGTGCATTCGCTGGCGGGCGAGCTTGTCGGCGGCAAGCTGACGATCGAGCGGCCGTTCCGATCTCCGCATCATTCCGCCAGCATGGCCTCGCTTGTCGGGGGCGGTTCGCGCCCGCGTCCGGGAGAAGTTTCGCTCGCGCATCACGGCGTCTTGTTTCTCGACGAGCTCCCGGAATTTCAGCCCAACGTACTCGACGCGCTGCGTCAGCCGCTCGAAGCCGGCGAGACGGTCATCGCGCGCGCCAATCACCGGATTTCGTACCCGTCACGCATTCAACTCATTGCCGCGATGAACCCGTGCAAATGCGGCGGGGCGTCTCCCGGCGAAAGCTGCCGCCGTGGCCCGCGTTGCGCCGCCGATTACCAGGCGCGCGTGTCCGGTCCTCTGCTCGATCGGATTGATCTGCAGATCGAGGTCCCGGCGATATCGGCAGCGGACCTCGTGCTGCCGCCTCCGAGCGAGGGCAGCGACGATGTTCGCGCCCGTGTCACTGCCGCCCGCGAACGCCAGCGATCGAGATTCGCGGCGCTCGGCGCCAAAGGCATTCGAACCAACGCCGACTGCTCGACGACGCTTCTCGAAAAAACCGCAACGCCGGACGAAGCCGGCGTTGCGCTGCTCCGTCATGCCGCCGAAACGCTGGGCCTGTCGGCGCGCGGATTCCATCGTACGATGAAGGTTGCGCGGACCATTGCCGATCTCGAAGGCTCTGAAACCGTGGGCCGTGCGCACGTCGCCGAAGCGCTTAGCTATCGCGGCGAAACCATGCGCCAATCCCGCGCCGCTTGA
- a CDS encoding YggT family protein has translation MLELLSFISYLITLYTYIVIAVVIVSWLMAFGVINAYNPMVRSIWQALNAVTEPLLAPIRNIMPNLGGIDISPVILLLACYFIQSVLLPNIAKAVA, from the coding sequence ATGCTCGAACTTCTCAGTTTTATCAGCTACCTCATCACGCTCTATACCTACATCGTGATCGCGGTCGTGATCGTTTCCTGGCTGATGGCGTTCGGCGTCATCAATGCCTACAACCCGATGGTCCGATCCATCTGGCAGGCGCTGAATGCGGTCACTGAACCGCTACTCGCGCCCATCCGCAACATCATGCCGAACCTGGGCGGCATCGACATCTCGCCGGTGATCCTGCTGCTGGCGTGCTATTTCATCCAAAGCGTCTTGCTGCCGAATATTGCCAAGGCCGTGGCTTGA
- a CDS encoding beta family protein, whose translation MAKQFRYMPVLRWKLNDRTGLLNVSATGGRGVAPLIQLWPKQYSGPRATKPKKGHTPLTAAEFFAKQVSDAWGVEPVYLDASQLVDGSAHPLIDIAKAASVGGLNIIPVVELTSPVNYQVAAKKMAAASGSGIGLRISLPEMTAASAWVPKWPYPASDTDLIVDLGGSVANVAALGVSVANAFASLHSGSSWRTVTLIGCSIPTTLSGFSLGRTMLPRHEFILWRTLTTHGLPYRLDFGDYGSIAPGPPIEIEALVPINAKYSLPEKFAVFRGVKIKGPGAMPMSQQLRSYAKQIVALKPRHALKHCWADGQIDAMHADPSFSVGNPGVWVGLNLNRHIEITRHTLP comes from the coding sequence ATGGCCAAGCAATTTCGATACATGCCTGTTCTTCGATGGAAGCTCAACGACAGAACCGGGCTATTGAACGTCAGCGCTACAGGCGGACGCGGCGTAGCTCCCCTCATTCAACTTTGGCCGAAGCAATACAGCGGCCCGCGAGCAACAAAACCAAAGAAGGGTCACACGCCGCTAACGGCGGCCGAATTCTTTGCAAAGCAAGTCTCTGATGCCTGGGGCGTAGAGCCTGTGTACTTGGACGCATCACAGCTGGTGGATGGCTCCGCACATCCTCTGATCGACATCGCAAAAGCGGCAAGTGTAGGCGGCTTGAACATTATTCCGGTGGTCGAGTTGACCTCGCCGGTCAATTACCAAGTCGCCGCGAAGAAGATGGCGGCTGCTAGCGGTTCGGGTATCGGGTTGAGGATTTCTCTACCCGAAATGACGGCTGCGAGCGCGTGGGTGCCCAAATGGCCCTACCCCGCATCAGATACAGATCTCATAGTCGATCTAGGTGGCAGCGTTGCTAACGTAGCGGCCCTTGGAGTCTCTGTTGCGAATGCATTTGCCAGCCTTCATAGCGGCAGTTCTTGGAGAACCGTTACCCTGATTGGTTGCTCGATTCCGACTACGCTTTCGGGCTTTAGCCTTGGCCGAACCATGCTGCCGAGGCACGAATTTATCCTCTGGCGCACTCTCACCACGCACGGCCTTCCCTACAGACTGGATTTCGGCGATTACGGCAGTATCGCTCCTGGCCCTCCGATCGAGATCGAGGCTCTTGTGCCTATTAATGCCAAGTACAGTTTGCCCGAGAAGTTCGCCGTGTTCCGCGGCGTCAAGATCAAAGGTCCAGGCGCTATGCCCATGAGCCAACAGCTCCGGAGCTATGCCAAGCAAATAGTCGCCTTGAAGCCGCGGCATGCTCTTAAGCATTGCTGGGCGGACGGTCAGATCGACGCCATGCATGCCGACCCTAGTTTTTCGGTTGGCAACCCGGGCGTCTGGGTTGGCTTGAATCTCAATCGGCATATTGAGATCACACGCCACACGTTGCCCTAA
- a CDS encoding IS1595 family transposase produces the protein MSALDAAHFHDEEAAFAKLESIVWPNGPVCPHCGADKRIYDLKGVRSKPSKRNPKGVERHGLKKCGACRKQFTVRVGTVFESSHIPLHLWLQAVHLMCSSKKGISSHQLHRVLEIKYQSAWFMSHRIREAMRSGSLTPPMGGEGSVVEVDETIYGRASTHPKGRKFPNKKLTNSAHKNVILSLVERGGGVRSYHVAGSTVSEVIPIVNANVRKETFIMTDSAQLYKRQLSNFASHDRVDHSAYEYVRYAEGAPTIHTNTVEGYFSVFKRGMRGTYQHCAEKHLHRYLAEFDFRYNARIALGVDDAARAEKALKGIKGKRLTYRKAGTAEA, from the coding sequence ATGTCGGCTTTAGACGCAGCACATTTCCACGACGAAGAAGCTGCCTTCGCAAAGCTCGAAAGTATTGTTTGGCCGAATGGCCCCGTTTGCCCTCATTGTGGGGCTGACAAGCGCATCTACGATTTGAAGGGCGTTCGTTCCAAGCCGAGCAAGAGGAATCCGAAGGGCGTCGAACGCCATGGCCTGAAGAAGTGCGGAGCTTGCCGTAAGCAATTCACGGTCCGCGTCGGCACGGTCTTCGAGAGCAGCCACATTCCGCTGCATCTTTGGCTACAGGCTGTGCATTTGATGTGCTCCTCCAAGAAGGGCATCAGCAGCCATCAGCTGCACCGCGTCCTAGAGATCAAGTATCAGTCGGCGTGGTTTATGAGCCATCGCATCCGCGAGGCCATGCGCTCGGGTTCGTTGACGCCTCCGATGGGCGGCGAAGGCAGCGTCGTGGAAGTCGATGAAACCATCTACGGCCGCGCTTCGACCCATCCAAAGGGCCGCAAGTTCCCGAACAAGAAGCTCACCAACTCGGCGCACAAGAACGTCATTCTCTCGTTGGTTGAACGCGGCGGCGGCGTGCGCAGCTATCACGTGGCAGGTAGCACCGTCTCCGAGGTCATTCCGATTGTGAACGCCAACGTTCGCAAAGAAACTTTCATCATGACCGACAGCGCCCAACTCTATAAGCGCCAGCTTTCGAACTTCGCCAGCCATGATCGGGTAGACCACAGCGCCTACGAATATGTCCGTTACGCCGAAGGCGCTCCGACCATTCATACCAATACCGTTGAAGGGTACTTCTCAGTCTTCAAGCGCGGCATGCGTGGCACCTACCAGCATTGCGCAGAGAAGCACCTGCATCGGTATCTGGCGGAGTTTGACTTCCGTTACAATGCTCGCATCGCGTTGGGCGTGGATGATGCAGCACGCGCCGAAAAGGCGCTTAAGGGCATCAAGGGCAAGCGTCTGACTTATCGAAAAGCTGGTACAGCCGAAGCTTAG
- the gshB gene encoding glutathione synthase, producing the protein MPLRIAVQMDPIDRIDIKGDSTFAILLEAQKRGHDIFYYTPADLSLHGDKLLARGQSLNVEDKHGAHFALSNARVENLGDLDVVLLRQDPPFDMAYITTTHLLERIHPKTLVVNDPAHVRNAPEKLFVLDFLDLMPPTLVTRSLADVQAFRKEYKDIIIKPLYGNGGAAVFRIKPDDGNLASLVELFQTVFREPFMVQEFRPEVKDGDKRIILVDGEVAGALNRVPQAGETRSNLHVGGTAVAAKLTKRDEEICARLKPELKKRGLIFTGIDVIGPYLTEINVTSPTGIRQVKAFGGNDIAAMIWDVIEKKKAHAA; encoded by the coding sequence ATGCCCCTACGCATTGCCGTGCAAATGGACCCGATCGATCGCATCGACATCAAGGGCGATTCGACGTTCGCGATCCTGCTCGAAGCGCAAAAGCGCGGGCACGACATTTTCTATTACACGCCCGCCGATCTCTCGCTGCACGGCGATAAGCTTCTGGCGCGCGGCCAGAGCCTGAACGTCGAAGACAAGCACGGCGCACACTTCGCGCTTTCGAACGCGCGCGTTGAAAATCTCGGGGACCTCGACGTCGTCTTGCTGCGGCAGGACCCGCCGTTCGATATGGCCTACATCACGACCACGCATCTTCTTGAGCGCATCCATCCGAAAACGCTCGTCGTCAACGATCCCGCGCACGTGCGCAACGCGCCGGAAAAGCTGTTCGTCCTCGACTTCCTTGATCTGATGCCGCCGACGCTCGTCACGCGCTCGCTCGCCGACGTTCAGGCGTTCCGCAAAGAATACAAGGACATCATCATCAAGCCGCTGTATGGCAACGGCGGCGCAGCCGTGTTCCGCATCAAGCCGGACGACGGCAACCTCGCGTCCCTGGTGGAACTCTTTCAGACTGTTTTCCGTGAGCCGTTCATGGTTCAGGAATTCCGTCCCGAAGTGAAAGACGGCGACAAGCGCATCATTCTCGTCGATGGCGAAGTCGCAGGCGCGCTCAATCGTGTGCCGCAAGCCGGAGAAACGCGCTCGAACCTGCACGTCGGCGGAACGGCCGTCGCCGCCAAGCTGACAAAGCGCGACGAGGAAATCTGCGCCCGGCTGAAACCAGAACTCAAGAAGCGCGGACTGATCTTCACCGGCATCGATGTCATCGGTCCGTATCTGACCGAGATTAATGTCACGTCGCCAACGGGAATTCGCCAGGTCAAGGCGTTCGGCGGCAACGATATCGCCGCGATGATCTGGGACGTTATCGAAAAGAAAAAAGCCCATGCTGCGTGA
- a CDS encoding ribonuclease HII → MTKFILSELRRRHVLERRPLDSATEAALLADPRPGAKAILNAIARRHFDSRSEGQRIRKLLRFETSLWKTGVQFVAGVDEAGMSPLAGPVSAAAVIFAPGTRIADVDDSKKLDAATRDRLAIEIKATAIAWSVGFAEVEEIDRINIYWAGLLAMRRAVEGLATQPQHVLIDARRIKDLAIPQQPIVKGDAKSLTIAAASILAKTARDALMRKLDGDHPGYGFSKHKGYPVREHLAALTKLGASPVHRRSFAPVRAVLGLPPLPPWSESARERSL, encoded by the coding sequence GTGACTAAGTTTATCCTTTCCGAACTTCGACGCCGCCATGTGCTTGAGCGGCGACCATTGGATTCCGCAACCGAGGCGGCACTCCTCGCCGATCCGCGACCCGGCGCAAAGGCTATCCTGAACGCAATTGCGCGACGGCATTTCGACAGCCGATCGGAAGGGCAGCGCATTCGCAAGCTGCTGCGTTTCGAGACGTCGCTTTGGAAGACCGGCGTGCAGTTCGTCGCCGGCGTCGACGAAGCAGGCATGAGTCCGCTCGCCGGGCCGGTATCAGCTGCCGCCGTCATCTTCGCGCCCGGCACGCGAATTGCCGATGTCGACGACTCGAAAAAACTCGATGCGGCGACGCGCGACCGGCTTGCCATCGAAATCAAAGCCACCGCGATCGCCTGGTCGGTCGGTTTCGCCGAGGTCGAGGAAATCGACCGCATCAATATTTATTGGGCGGGACTGCTTGCGATGCGTCGCGCCGTCGAAGGGCTCGCGACGCAGCCGCAGCACGTTCTTATCGATGCACGGCGCATCAAAGACCTCGCCATTCCGCAGCAACCCATCGTGAAGGGCGACGCGAAAAGCCTGACCATCGCTGCCGCATCCATCCTCGCCAAAACTGCGCGCGACGCCTTGATGCGCAAACTAGATGGCGATCATCCGGGATACGGATTTTCGAAGCACAAAGGGTATCCGGTCCGCGAGCATCTTGCGGCGCTGACCAAGCTTGGCGCGTCCCCGGTTCACCGCCGCTCGTTCGCGCCTGTGCGGGCAGTGCTTGGCTTGCCGCCGCTGCCGCCTTGGTCCGAGTCTGCGCGCGAGCGGAGCCTTTAA
- a CDS encoding primosomal protein N', with translation MNVPLDSLLEILDNGALSGARSVPVLMPVALDQTYDYLVPDGVEVPPGSFVLVPFGPQTRIGIVWDGQRGDGKAVDPKKLKSLTSLIDAPRLPEISMRFAEWVARYTLAPLGMVARMMMSADAAFEPPKHRFGVRLVEGAPLPPKMTQARTRVLEIAADGLIRVKSDLANLAACSTGVIDGLAASGNLVEVAIPERVFPRPQPAHATTDFTDKQAQAVATLVAAVDAKNFSVTLLDGVTGSGKTEVYFEAVARALEVGDQALIMLPEIALTSQFLDRFAQRFGAPPVEWHSALSPAERGRIWKGVARGDVRCVVGARSALFLPFVQLGLIVIDEEHDQGFKQEDRVHYQARDMAVVRGNLGKFPVVLASATPSIESHVNALVGRYRHAVLPGRFSGVAMPDVSLIDLKAEKLEPGKWLAQRLVGAITETLEKDQQTLLFLNRRGYAPLTLCRACGHRLECPQCTAWLVEHRFKKKLTCHHCGFSLSLPEKCPKCGEPGTLVACGPGVERVQEEVKERFPDARVALLSSDLIPGLAEMREIIRGIEAREFDIIIGTQIVAKGHNFPGLALVGVVDGDLGLAHGADPRSAERTFQLLHQVTGRAGRTSFVGRGFVQTYSTDHPVMQAIVAGDRDAFLNYEVKTRQSGLLPPYGRLAAIVISARDKALTEVTARDIARRAPQSEVISVLGPVEAPIAVVRGRHRWRLLVKAPRDVDLQAYLRAWAGTIPKLKSDVRITVDIDPYNFL, from the coding sequence TTGAACGTCCCTTTGGATAGTCTGCTCGAAATCCTGGATAACGGCGCCCTTTCCGGCGCCCGCAGCGTGCCCGTGCTGATGCCGGTCGCGCTCGATCAGACGTACGACTATCTCGTGCCGGACGGCGTCGAGGTGCCCCCAGGTTCGTTCGTGCTCGTCCCATTCGGGCCGCAAACGCGCATCGGCATTGTATGGGACGGCCAACGTGGCGACGGCAAGGCCGTCGACCCGAAGAAGCTGAAATCCCTGACCAGCCTGATCGATGCACCGCGGCTTCCCGAAATCTCGATGCGCTTTGCGGAATGGGTGGCGCGCTACACGCTGGCGCCGCTCGGCATGGTCGCGCGCATGATGATGAGCGCCGACGCCGCCTTCGAGCCGCCGAAACATCGCTTCGGCGTCAGGCTGGTGGAAGGCGCGCCGTTGCCGCCGAAGATGACGCAAGCGCGCACGCGCGTTCTTGAGATCGCCGCCGACGGTCTCATTCGCGTAAAATCGGACCTCGCGAATCTCGCGGCGTGCTCGACCGGCGTGATCGATGGATTGGCGGCCTCCGGCAACCTCGTCGAAGTCGCAATTCCAGAACGCGTCTTTCCGCGCCCGCAACCCGCGCACGCGACGACCGACTTCACCGACAAGCAAGCGCAAGCCGTCGCCACCCTCGTCGCCGCGGTGGATGCGAAGAATTTTTCCGTCACGTTACTCGATGGCGTGACGGGATCAGGCAAGACCGAAGTCTATTTCGAGGCCGTCGCGCGCGCTCTCGAAGTGGGTGATCAAGCGCTGATCATGCTCCCCGAAATCGCGCTGACGAGCCAATTCCTCGACCGTTTCGCGCAACGCTTCGGCGCGCCGCCGGTCGAATGGCACTCGGCCTTGAGCCCGGCCGAGCGCGGACGCATCTGGAAAGGCGTCGCGCGCGGTGACGTGCGTTGTGTCGTCGGCGCACGTTCGGCGCTGTTCCTCCCCTTCGTGCAACTCGGCCTGATCGTCATCGACGAAGAACACGACCAGGGCTTCAAGCAGGAAGACCGCGTCCACTATCAGGCGCGCGATATGGCGGTCGTGCGCGGCAATCTCGGCAAGTTTCCGGTTGTGCTCGCGTCCGCGACCCCGTCGATCGAAAGCCACGTCAACGCGCTCGTCGGACGCTATCGCCATGCCGTGCTGCCTGGACGCTTTTCGGGCGTCGCGATGCCGGACGTGTCGCTGATCGACCTCAAGGCCGAGAAGCTCGAACCGGGCAAATGGCTGGCGCAGCGCCTCGTCGGCGCAATCACCGAAACGCTCGAAAAAGACCAGCAAACACTGCTCTTTCTCAATCGTCGAGGATACGCGCCGTTGACGCTTTGCCGTGCCTGCGGCCATCGCCTCGAATGTCCGCAGTGCACCGCGTGGCTCGTCGAGCACCGCTTCAAGAAAAAGCTGACCTGCCACCACTGCGGTTTTTCGCTATCGCTCCCAGAGAAGTGCCCGAAGTGCGGCGAGCCCGGAACACTCGTCGCGTGCGGCCCCGGCGTCGAGCGCGTGCAGGAGGAAGTGAAAGAGCGCTTTCCCGACGCACGCGTCGCGCTGCTGTCATCGGATCTCATTCCTGGTCTGGCGGAAATGCGCGAAATCATTCGTGGAATCGAAGCGCGCGAATTCGACATCATCATCGGCACGCAGATCGTCGCCAAGGGTCATAACTTTCCGGGCCTCGCGCTGGTCGGCGTCGTCGACGGCGACTTGGGCCTCGCGCACGGCGCCGATCCACGCTCGGCAGAACGCACGTTCCAATTGCTTCACCAGGTGACGGGCCGCGCCGGCCGCACGAGCTTCGTCGGCCGCGGTTTCGTGCAAACGTATTCGACCGATCATCCGGTGATGCAGGCGATCGTCGCCGGTGACCGTGATGCGTTTCTGAATTACGAGGTGAAGACGCGCCAGTCCGGTTTGCTCCCGCCCTACGGACGTTTGGCTGCGATCGTCATCTCGGCGCGCGACAAAGCCCTGACCGAAGTCACCGCGCGCGACATCGCACGCCGTGCGCCGCAATCAGAGGTGATCTCGGTCTTGGGACCCGTCGAAGCGCCGATTGCCGTCGTGCGCGGACGCCACCGCTGGAGGCTACTGGTCAAGGCCCCGCGCGACGTCGACCTGCAGGCATATCTCCGCGCCTGGGCTGGAACCATTCCAAAACTGAAAAGCGACGTCCGCATAACCGTCGATATCGACCCCTATAATTTCCTCTGA
- the folD gene encoding bifunctional methylenetetrahydrofolate dehydrogenase/methenyltetrahydrofolate cyclohydrolase FolD, whose protein sequence is MSEAKIIDGKQIAASVRADVAAEVARLQKEHGLKPGLAVVLVGEDPASKVYVANKAKQTVEVGMNSWEHRLPAETSEADVLAVVDKLNNDPACHGILVQLPLPKHINAEKVLNSINPDKDVDGFHPVNVGRLWVGERALVPCTPTGSVILAKSVLPSLSGLDAVVIGRSNIVGKPVAALLLRENCSVTIAHSRTKNIEDVVKRADLVVAAVGIPEMVKASWIKPGATIIDVGINRVPSENGKTKLVGDVAYEECAKVAGAITPVPGGVGPMTIACLLRNAAQAAAMIAGVKSAFA, encoded by the coding sequence ATGTCCGAAGCGAAAATCATAGACGGTAAGCAAATTGCCGCGAGTGTTCGTGCCGACGTGGCGGCCGAAGTCGCGCGGTTGCAGAAGGAGCATGGCCTGAAGCCGGGGCTTGCCGTCGTGCTTGTCGGTGAAGATCCGGCGAGCAAAGTGTATGTGGCGAACAAAGCCAAGCAGACCGTCGAAGTCGGCATGAATTCGTGGGAGCATCGGCTTCCCGCGGAAACCAGCGAAGCCGACGTTCTTGCGGTCGTCGACAAGTTGAACAACGACCCGGCATGCCACGGCATTCTGGTGCAGTTGCCGCTGCCCAAGCATATCAATGCCGAGAAGGTTCTGAATTCGATCAATCCCGACAAGGACGTCGACGGCTTCCATCCGGTCAACGTCGGGCGGCTCTGGGTCGGCGAGCGCGCGCTCGTTCCGTGCACGCCGACGGGTTCGGTCATTCTTGCGAAGAGCGTGCTGCCGAGTCTTTCCGGGCTCGATGCCGTCGTGATCGGCCGCTCGAACATCGTCGGCAAGCCGGTGGCGGCGTTGTTGCTGCGTGAAAACTGCAGCGTGACGATCGCGCACTCGCGCACCAAAAATATCGAAGACGTCGTCAAGCGCGCCGACCTCGTCGTCGCGGCGGTGGGTATTCCTGAGATGGTCAAGGCGAGCTGGATCAAGCCCGGCGCGACGATCATCGACGTCGGCATCAATCGCGTGCCGTCGGAGAACGGAAAGACCAAGCTCGTCGGCGACGTCGCCTACGAGGAATGCGCGAAAGTGGCGGGCGCTATCACGCCGGTTCCCGGCGGCGTCGGGCCGATGACGATCGCGTGCCTGTTGCGCAATGCCGCGCAAGCTGCGGCGATGATCGCGGGCGTGAAGTCGGCGTTCGCGTAA
- a CDS encoding DUF167 family protein has translation MSAGSEASIPDRKPWRHGDACILVHFRLTPKSSKDAIEGVTSTSDGPAFQARVRAVPEHGAANAALEQLVARWLDLPKRSVSLAKGGKSRLKALQIDGEPEELDRLLEIKARELQR, from the coding sequence TTGAGCGCCGGGTCTGAGGCCTCTATCCCGGATCGTAAACCTTGGCGGCACGGCGACGCGTGCATTCTTGTCCACTTTCGGCTGACGCCGAAATCCTCCAAGGACGCCATCGAAGGCGTGACTTCCACAAGCGACGGCCCGGCATTTCAGGCCAGGGTGCGCGCTGTTCCCGAACATGGTGCGGCTAACGCGGCGCTCGAACAGCTCGTCGCGCGCTGGCTCGATTTGCCGAAGCGTTCCGTTTCGCTGGCAAAGGGCGGGAAATCGCGCCTCAAGGCATTGCAGATCGATGGTGAGCCTGAAGAGCTCGACAGATTATTGGAGATTAAAGCCAGAGAATTACAGCGCTAG
- a CDS encoding multidrug effflux MFS transporter codes for MPPFGSCWRSRSGVQFSRTFQRQKMAQLERGDTAPSPADSPQALHNLSFVEFVVLTAAMMALTAISIDIMLPALPEIGEALGVASANDRQLVVILYMVGFAAGQLFFGPLSDHIGRKPALMAGLAIFIVGTIAALVSNGFSMLLAARFVQGIGAASPRVIAIAVVRDLYGGRQMARVMSFAMMVFIVIPVLAPSIGQALIHLGNWHWTFYALLAMAILIAVWAGFRLPETAAPALGLERAMTLRASLKAAIFDPQTMAYGAAGGFMFGCLLAYVASSQQVFVEVFGIGEAFPVVFGAIASVMALASFVNAQLVGRLGMRRLSHASLLGFVGLSLCLAGAAAAGIAGIAVYAILLAGAFFLFGLIAPNFNAIAMEPQGHNAGMASSVTGSLSTAIGAMAGGLVAHAFDGTVFPIAAGFVACSLIATLIVFAVEGKRSFFGRNRLA; via the coding sequence ATGCCGCCTTTCGGCTCATGTTGGCGTAGTAGAAGCGGCGTCCAGTTCAGCAGGACATTTCAGAGACAAAAGATGGCTCAACTAGAGCGCGGCGATACCGCGCCCTCCCCGGCGGACTCGCCGCAAGCGCTCCACAACCTGTCGTTCGTCGAATTCGTCGTGTTGACCGCGGCGATGATGGCGCTGACGGCGATCTCGATCGACATCATGCTTCCGGCGCTGCCCGAGATCGGCGAAGCACTGGGCGTCGCGAGCGCCAACGATCGCCAGTTGGTCGTCATTCTCTACATGGTCGGCTTCGCGGCGGGACAGCTCTTTTTCGGCCCGTTGTCCGACCACATCGGCCGCAAGCCGGCGCTCATGGCGGGTCTTGCGATCTTCATCGTCGGCACGATTGCCGCGCTGGTATCGAACGGATTCTCGATGCTGCTCGCGGCGCGGTTTGTTCAGGGGATCGGTGCCGCATCGCCGCGCGTAATCGCCATCGCGGTTGTGCGCGATCTCTATGGCGGGCGACAGATGGCGCGCGTGATGTCGTTCGCGATGATGGTGTTCATCGTTATTCCGGTTCTCGCGCCGTCGATCGGCCAGGCCCTCATTCACCTCGGCAACTGGCATTGGACGTTTTATGCGCTGCTCGCGATGGCGATCTTGATCGCCGTCTGGGCGGGCTTTCGATTGCCCGAAACCGCCGCTCCGGCATTAGGTCTCGAACGCGCGATGACTTTGCGCGCCTCACTCAAGGCAGCGATTTTCGATCCTCAGACGATGGCGTATGGCGCCGCCGGCGGCTTCATGTTCGGATGCCTTCTTGCCTATGTCGCGAGTTCCCAGCAGGTCTTCGTCGAGGTCTTCGGCATTGGAGAGGCATTCCCTGTCGTCTTTGGGGCGATCGCGTCCGTGATGGCGCTTGCGTCGTTTGTTAATGCCCAGCTCGTTGGCCGCTTAGGCATGCGAAGGCTCTCGCACGCGTCGCTCCTGGGCTTCGTCGGGCTGTCGCTCTGCCTTGCCGGCGCGGCGGCGGCCGGCATTGCGGGCATCGCGGTTTACGCGATCCTCCTCGCCGGAGCCTTCTTCCTGTTCGGGCTCATCGCGCCGAATTTCAATGCCATCGCGATGGAACCGCAAGGCCACAACGCCGGCATGGCCTCCTCCGTGACAGGATCGCTCTCGACCGCGATCGGCGCTATGGCAGGCGGCCTAGTTGCGCACGCCTTCGACGGCACGGTATTTCCGATCGCCGCCGGTTTCGTCGCTTGCAGCCTCATCGCCACCCTCATCGTCTTCGCCGTTGAAGGTAAACGAAGCTTTTTCGGCCGCAATCGGTTGGCATGA